atagatatatatctttgaTGAAGTAACTTCAATCTGAGAAAGAAGAGGTAATGTGAAATTCGAACTAGTGTTGCGATCGATCAATCAATCAATCTGGTTTTTGATTTGGAGCACAAGCAAGTAGAATGCAGCGAAAGCCTGCCTACCTGTGATTTTAGATCCGAGTGCAGGAAGGATCGAAGTCATCGGGAGCGACTCTGGCGATCCAACTGCTGAGGGTCTTCTTGATCTCGCCGTGATTGACGTAGGCGAGCTCGTACATGCTGCAGAGGTTGACGATGAGCGTCTCGTTCACGGCCGCCGTGGGGACGCTCTCGAGCGCGCCCTCGAGCACCTTGATGGAATCGGATAGATCGCGCGAGTACATGAGGCAGAGCGCCTTGTTGTTCACCGCCACCACGTCGGCGGGGTCCCTCTCGATGCACGCCTCGTACTCCCTCACCGCCGAGGCGAAGTCCTTGGCGACCACGAACCCTAGCGCCCTGTTCCTCCCCAGGAGGTTCTCGAACCCCGGATCGCCCCGCCGCGCGTCCCGCATCTCCTCCACGCGCGCGAAGGAGGCGCGGGCGCCGTCGAGGTCGCCGATCTGGAGCTGGACGTAGCCGAGGCGGGAGAGGAGCGCCGGATCGGCGGGGTCCCGCTCGAGGAGGCCGCGGATGAGCGCGAGGGCGACGTCGAACTCGCGGTGGGTGAAGTGGTTGGCGCAGAGCGCGGCCATGACCTGCGCCTCGCGGCGGCGCCACTGGTCGGCGGATCCGGCGCTCCGGTGGGGGATCCTGGAGCGGACGAGGTCGAGGAGGGAGTAGAGGCGGTCGAGGGTTTGGGGGCGGTCGCCGAGGCGCTGGGGGAGCTCGGcgtggaggaggcggagggcgAAGGGGACGAAGGAGCCGGATCGGGAAGGGTAGTGGTCGGGGTAGGATTCGAAGCGGAAGCGGGGGGAGTCGAAGGGGTCGGAGGAGtcgggggaggagaggagggggtcgagggcggcggcggcgtcggagaAGCGGCGGAGCttgaagagggagagggcggtgagggaggagaggaggaggcgatGGTGGGGGAGGAGCGAGGGGagggagcgggagcgggagaGACGGTCGGAGAGAGAGCGCCATTGGCCGCGGGAGGCGAGGTCGACGAGCGCGTCCAGGTCGGGGAGGAGCTCCGACGACGAGAGCGGCTCCCCGGTGGCCGGAGACGCGGTCGGCGTCGCGGTGGCAGCGCCCTCGGGATCCATCGCGTTGGGGAGTTACAGGTGATCGAAAGGAGAGGCGGTTTTTCGAGAGTAAATGGGTGCTCGTAATGGGCCGACAGAAGGGAGAGGGCACTTGTACTGGGCCTTTACTTTTGTTTATAAATGGGCCTTGTTGGGCATACCAGTCTTGGTCCACTGAGCCATTCGTGCAATCCGTGCATACCAGTCTAGGTACCGATAAGACAATTTGGTCGaaacaatttttgtttttaaaaactGCGGTCTTGTAAACTTTCATGAAGTCGGGTGACAGTGGCGTTTCATTCTTCTTTTAGCCGGCCCAGACTCGGCCGGCCTGAGAAAATAAATCTTTCAGATCCGAATCTATCCGAATTGACAACGTGActcaaaaaaacaaatttctGGAAGGCGCGCAAACAGAGGGTTCCCAGCTTCTATAGTTTGGGCCTCTAATTCCCAGGCCCGGTTCAACATTGTGAGTTAGGATGGATCTAACCCGTCCTGCAAAAAAATCAATCGGGTCGGGTGATTTTGCTCAGGTCTCTCCATGTATTAATTCTTCTTCGGCATCAGCAGAATTTGCAATGGCTgttaataataaaaagctaTAAAGCGGCAACTGTTTGATGGCAAAGCTTGGAGGGAGTCTACGGATTTTAGAAATTCTTCTCAGACCAAAGTATGACTAATGGCATCTATAttcttcacaaaaaaaaaaaaaaaaaaaaaaaaaaaaaaaaaacaaatgcaaTTTTATAATTCTCTTTGGCATGAACAAAATAAATGGCCAAATAAAATTACTATGAGCTCAACGTCAATGACGTTCGCATttgaatttcataaaaaaaaacaaagttccTGTTACAATgagaacaagaaaaataaaataaaccaacTGCTTTTTCACGCCAACCTTATTTCCTTGTAATTCACccaatgatataatatatatcgtATTTTACAGacaatatattcctacaaagatGACACCAGCTAAACTAAACAAACCTTCCCAATTTGGGAAGGAAATGGCTCAAATAATGGTATGAGAATACGCACTACCTTTCGATCTGGTGGTGCTTCACACCCAAATCAAAATGAGGCTGACCTTTTCAGTACAGGCTTCATCGCCTTGTCCTCTTCAAGGGAGACCATTCCCAGATTAGAAGGATCTTCGAGCATCATCTTGGCCACCAAATAGCCCGCGATAGACCAAGTTTGGAACTTCCGTGCTTGTTTGCCGATGTACCGACCTAGCTTCCCGTCGTAGTACTCCGGCCAACTGTCCTTTAAAAGACGAGTTTCAGCTACTTCAATAGCTCGTCTGGCTATTTGTACACGGCCTGTCTTGATACATGCTGCAGTGAGCAGCCATAGAAGAACTGCAGAGAGAAGTGAGGAGATGGGGAGTGTAATTGTGGCGTTAGAGTTAGTAACAAGTCAAAACATCATGTAGAAATAGGAAGTAATGAAGTCATTAGGGCATCCAATGAAAGGTCTTGCTTCCAAagatttcataaatttattatattagcTTCCCACATAAAATGCAGATAGGAGTTCAGAGAAACGGAGAAAATACTATAAGCAACTTATGATTTTGGCAATGCAAATGCGTCAGACCTAATCGCTATTGACAATAGCAGACCTGACAAGGTTTAATGTATCCGTTCTATCAACGATAGAAGTCAGCCTATTCGTATCAATGTCCTTACTGAAAAGAGAATACACAGCAATACTAATTTGAAGCTCTTTGAAGGTGGAAATTGTGGTCAGTCGACTGAGTGCCATCCAAGTACTGCAGTAATGTTGAATCCATATGCTACATTGAGGCAATTTCCTCATAAATGAGTGCAGCATAGTAAGTGGATTTACACCAATTTCTAGAGGATTAGTGTGAAGTAGATGGATTGCATAAAGAATATTTCAGTTCCTTTATTAAAGCCATGTCAATGCAAGTTACAAGAAACCAGAAAATGCTGGGAGAAGAGATAGATGATTATTTGACAGAATAGGGATGATTGTTCTGTGTAAAATCATGGTATGTTTGAGCGTCTGCAGGAAAGATAGATACTATTCTGCAACTTGAATTTCATGGCTTTGTTGCTAAGTATTTTCTCAACGCCAATTTTGAAAACAAATTTGCTACTGGAAAAATGAAAACACTTCATTTTTTTCTGGTTTTTTTTAACCATAGAATGTAAAGTTGCGGTTACCAGTGGAGAGTGTATGATAAAATTCAACAAGAAAACCTATCGGAGTGGATATACTAACCTGGCCAAGATCCTCCATTATGGTAACTCCATCTGGTATTTTTAGGGTCACAGCCTGTCACAATGCGCCACTCGTGGCTCTCAATAGCAGGATAACAAATCTTCAAAGGCATCTCCCCGACTAGCTCCTCCCACCTTTCTTCAATCAGATCCATTATAGCCATAGATTGCTCCGGGGTAGCAAGAGATGATAGTATGGCTATACAATTACCAAGAGCAAACCACCGGAAATCCATCCGTGCTGGACTAACATTTCCAATAAAGTAACCACCACGGGAGGGCATAAAATCGAATATCCAATCTGGTATAGAGTCGGGAATAACATTAAATTTATTGACTGCAGTGTGAGAATATTCCTCTGTTTTGTAGCGGTATATCACATTTAGCTGCTGGAAATCGATCCAGAAGTAACTTCTCATGTGGTAACTTAAGGCATGCAAGCGTTGCACTATTCGCTCTATAAACTCCTTCCCTTCATTATCAGGTTTAAGCATTGATAAAGCACATCTCAGTGCCATGAAGAAGAGGGCTTGGATTTCAATCGGATAGCCGTAAACACCCTGCGGAAAGCGTAGCAAGCATGAAAGAGTTAAATATGGATTGATAGTTTCAATCATATAAAAGGACGTAAGGAAATCATCAGctctaatgtttttttttttttttgaatttaaggATGTACAGAGTGGTTCCCTACACCCAAACTTTAGTAACACAACTCTAATGATATTAACAAGAGTAAACAATTTGATTATTAAAACCGAGAACTGCACTATAGCAGATGTTATCATTCGATAAGCAATGAGTAATGAAGATGTTTTCCGCAGAAAGTAAAGTTTTGAGCAAATAAATAACGAACCCATCCAGACACCATGTGGACCCCATAACCTATATATCTAACCAAAAGATGCCAAAGACGAGATCAATTGGAATAAGAGTAAATTTGGAATATGGAGAACTAATGTAAAACTTCTAGTTATTAAGCATATAGACACAAAAGAAGTTTTGCTTATAGTAAGTTACAAATAAATCTGGTTTCTCCTATGATACTAAAAATCAGATCTGAATTCACTAGTAAAATAGTCAAACCACAAAAGTTagcaaattatattaaaaaggaAAATGTAACAAATCAGAAAATGTATAACAAAAACGACTGTAGCAAAGTCGAAACATACAAATCTAAAAGCAAAAGTGAAGCAAGATAATGATTCACGTACCATACGACGGTCTATCATTGAGCAACCATCTGCGCAGAGCAAAGTTGGGAAAGTGTCAAACCCCTCAGCTAAACAAAGAGCTAATATTAACTTCATCCCCTTTTGGCACTCAGGTGTTTCCGCCAGGGACACATCTCCCGTGGATCTTGTATAGGCGCGAAGAAGaataatccaccaaaatccagaGTCCACTGGTGCAACCCTTCCAATTGCACTCTCCCCGAAATCCGCGACTATTGTATCGACCTGCCTAACAGGATTATGCTTAACCTTGAAGCTCGCAGGCATGGCTCCTTCCCCGAGCTTGAAACGATCTATTTTCTTTTCCGAGCCTTGGAGCTGGACAGTTTTCATGAGAAAATTCTTAACTATCTCAGGTTCACCATTCATTAGAAAGGCCAAGGCGCTCGGCACAAAATCCCGCACAAACACCTGTAAATTTAGAAGGAAAATATTGGAAAAAGTACAATCATTTCATTTGAACAACTTTAACAATCAAAGATTTTGAATCAGTTTTCTCAAGCAAGCACCAAGCATATCAATCCAGCActctaaaacaaaaagaagcaTCAAGAGCTTACAGGTTTATAAGTTTCCATCCATAAAATTTTTTCCACACTATTAGATAACCGCAAGCACGCACGTAATGAAGGACGCTTAGAATGCTATTAAAACATCTATACCTATACGTATACTTGAAATCTCATGCCTAAATCCTATATGATGCACCCCCTTAATTTGAGGGAGGTGGGACCCtaagcttattttttttcttctctaaaaAACTgcatttagtctttttttttttctaatgacTCTTCACTTTCCGTTGTATTTACTGAcatttactttctttcttttttttcagcaTCCCTTGGCCTACCGTCCATAAGACGTGAGATCGGAGAGATGTTGAAATAATTTACTTCTTATATAAAATTCACTACCCACCTCTCCATCTTCACCCAAGCTCATCACTTTAGAGAATTCTtcgtaattaattaatttcaatggACGCACTAGCTACCTatcatctttcttctttaccaaaattttttatttaatgattAATTGAGGAATTTGATGATGTTTACTCTTTCTCATTAAAtcagtatatataaatatatatatatatatattgttggttttatattatatatatgaaagatgTATAATATTTATAGTTAAATTTGTATTGTATAGTTATACGAAGAAGGTGCTTCCCCCTCTTCTAATGGCCCCCCGAGGAAGAGAAATATCGGTTAGGATATGGAGTTGCCGGAAAGGAATTGAAGGCGCACGAAATCGTCGGCATCGGCAGAGGATGCATAGACGAGGGTGGGAGAGGGTCCGACATCtatgtaataatttttcttcttttatagtTCTTTCTATctttcgttattttttattgaaGTTTAATTCcattctaaaagttttaaggtatttttcatattattaaatttaatcaaatatgattatattctactttttcttttttatattctacatttatttatttaacctataaatttttactaaaaaactTTTATCCGCCGGATCGCGCGGGTTGCTATACTAGTTGAaccatcaattttgataaataaacaCACATTAAACAAACTCAAATCAAGATAAAAGCATCGTCCAGGACACGACATTAAATGATCCCAACAACCATTTGCATAAATTATAAAGATCTATTTATTAACACGCGGGTGGCACTACTATGGATATACCTGATCGTAATTAAGAACCTCCTCGGATGCGTGATCGTAAGCGGCGATCGTCCCCATCGGTTGTCCCCGGAAGTACACTAGAGATCTCCGGAGGGCCTCCCACGCCTCTGCCACCATGGGATGGGGCTCGACCGAGTCCCGAGAGATCGGCGTGTCCAACCCCGATCGGAACCCTCCGGGGGAGTACAAGTTCTCGTAGCTGTCGACGGGCCTGATGTTCCCAGCGATCGAGAGCTCGCTCATCGACCGCTCGTCGAACGACCTCTGCCTCTCGATGTTGAGCCTCGGCTTGTCGAGAAGTCGCGAGAGATCGAAGTCGTCGCCGTCTGAGATGGAGGCGTGCGACGCGATCTTCGTCATTCCTCCAGTCTCGCGGCTCCCCTCCATCCCCAGAGCTGCTTCCGGAAGCGCTTCTGATGATCCGGAAAAAGCGTAAGATCTGGATCAAAAGATCAAATCAAACTCGAATCAAATCGAGAAAAAATCATACTGGAAACGAGATTTACGCCACGAATTCCACACAGAGAGCTACATTTCATAATCGAATCAGCTAGATCCAGCGAAAGAACGAAAGAACATCCAGATGTCCGCTAAATCCAGCTAGAGAACAAAGGATTAAGCCTCAGATACCTCTGTTTCTAGTTAAACTGCTTCAAAAACGATCGGAAACGCTAAAAAATCGCAAAATGGCCAAAAAACCAGAAAAATTGAGAAGGACAACGAACCTCGGAGGTCGAAGGTAGAGTAAGAGGAGCTCCTCCGAAGAACTCTCCGGCGCGGATCGCAAGAGGCTGGGAGAGATCGAAGAGAAGTAGGAAGGGGGAGAGGGGCGCGAGgttagaggaggaggagaggaggagaggagaaaaaaagagcATGGTAGCGGAGGGAGGGGTATTTATAGAGGGGGTGAGGTGCGCGATGGAGGGAGAAGCGAaatagagagggagggagagagagagagagagagagagagagagagagacggaaaTGGTCGTCGCCTCTCGCTCTATCCGTTCTCTACCCCCTCTCCCCCGGCCCTGCTTTACCGTGTTGCAGAAGCGACCGGCTATAGCCGGTAACCGCACGTGGGGGAACTGGGAAGAGCGGTGGGGAGGGTGAAGGCAACTTGCTGACGTGGACTTGGGACAAGGTCCGAATCGTTTATAACTGGCTCGTTAGCCGTTGAGTCGCCGCCCTATTTGTCGGTTTATGACCCTGTATTTTGCACTTGTTATGTtaattaagtaaattaattaagcaGAAAGGTTTTAataaacctcttttttttttcttttttcttttttttgctaagAGGTTTTAATAAACCTAAGAAGCTTAGGTATCTTAATCTTGATTAGTTAATGATGATTTTTATAAGATACACCTGGTGCGTGCACACAAgacaaactaaaatttgaaactcCCAAACCATTTTAATTACACTGgcctatattatattttttaaaatccgtctCGAATCCGACCCTTTTACATCTCTAAtatggatgaaaaaaaaataaaaaaaacaataaaaaataaagagcgatttaataatatagtattggtaaaattactaaattactcacgtattaaaataataaaatatctctCTTTGGATTATCCGGTAACAAATAtctcttttaaaattatatgctATTTCAagtcataatttaaaaaaaaataaatttgagccgttgaataaaataaataaatgatattaaaaaataacaaatataaaagCACTACCGGTAAGCTAAtagtttgattaaaaaattactaattgaaATAACATAATGActcgataatttttttttaaaaaaagtaaaaatacttGCCTATGATCTGTATTTTATTTAGTATcttctataaaatatataaaagtcaaTTTGAGATTCTTATTTGGGTGGGAATATTTCTGTAGGTATTTTTTTTAACGGGATATACCTTAGGATCTTCTGGTGataattagcaaaaaaaaaaatttatcttattatatattattaaataaatatgtactaattttttaaaaaaattgtgaggGAGACatataaaattgatatttttaagtgCTTATCATGATGATCAATGCACGagtaacaattaaaaaatttatatcggGACGGAAATCGATAGGCAATAACAATAAGCACAATTGCACATAAAGTATTACAAAGCATGTTTTGAATAGTCAACGCTTGACCATTACTTTAAACTCTGTTAAGAATAATAaccatatattaatttttaataatggTTTGTATATAAGGAGTGAGAATATTTTTGCCGATCagattatttttgatttaaactcatgaacaaattaaacattaacttttacaatattttgttcaaattcaaaaaaaaatctcttattGATTTTGAAATGGACAACATAAGTTTTACTATTGTCAGAATAGTCCAGTATCCATTTTGTAGAACAGAGTCTTTGTTTTTTTACATCCTTTTAGACGAgagaaatttcaaattgatgatcggaaCTGTTAAAgttgatttaaattatttataatgtctagaaactaaattttataaatataaaattcgtTACCAAATTTATTAAAGAGTCgaaaaataaacagtaaaaaataaataaacttgtaaaaataaatcttagactttctcaatttatGATTGTAGTTCTCAAACgttatctaaataaaataaaaaaaaattatcaaaaattcaaactgtTTAGATTGCTCTTCATTATTAAACAAGCAAATGACTCTTTAATAAATTTGGTAACGATTTCAGTCATCGATTTGAAATCGCTATTATCTAGAATGACTTAAAAGAGAATA
The nucleotide sequence above comes from Ananas comosus cultivar F153 linkage group 17, ASM154086v1, whole genome shotgun sequence. Encoded proteins:
- the LOC109723203 gene encoding trafficking protein particle complex subunit 12; its protein translation is MDPEGAATATPTASPATGEPLSSSELLPDLDALVDLASRGQWRSLSDRLSRSRSLPSLLPHHRLLLSSLTALSLFKLRRFSDAAAALDPLLSSPDSSDPFDSPRFRFESYPDHYPSRSGSFVPFALRLLHAELPQRLGDRPQTLDRLYSLLDLVRSRIPHRSAGSADQWRRREAQVMAALCANHFTHREFDVALALIRGLLERDPADPALLSRLGYVQLQIGDLDGARASFARVEEMRDARRGDPGFENLLGRNRALGFVVAKDFASAVREYEACIERDPADVVAVNNKALCLMYSRDLSDSIKVLEGALESVPTAAVNETLIVNLCSMYELAYVNHGEIKKTLSSWIARVAPDDFDPSCTRI
- the LOC109723377 gene encoding probable alkaline/neutral invertase D — translated: MEGSRETGGMTKIASHASISDGDDFDLSRLLDKPRLNIERQRSFDERSMSELSIAGNIRPVDSYENLYSPGGFRSGLDTPISRDSVEPHPMVAEAWEALRRSLVYFRGQPMGTIAAYDHASEEVLNYDQVFVRDFVPSALAFLMNGEPEIVKNFLMKTVQLQGSEKKIDRFKLGEGAMPASFKVKHNPVRQVDTIVADFGESAIGRVAPVDSGFWWIILLRAYTRSTGDVSLAETPECQKGMKLILALCLAEGFDTFPTLLCADGCSMIDRRMGVYGYPIEIQALFFMALRCALSMLKPDNEGKEFIERIVQRLHALSYHMRSYFWIDFQQLNVIYRYKTEEYSHTAVNKFNVIPDSIPDWIFDFMPSRGGYFIGNVSPARMDFRWFALGNCIAILSSLATPEQSMAIMDLIEERWEELVGEMPLKICYPAIESHEWRIVTGCDPKNTRWSYHNGGSWPVLLWLLTAACIKTGRVQIARRAIEVAETRLLKDSWPEYYDGKLGRYIGKQARKFQTWSIAGYLVAKMMLEDPSNLGMVSLEEDKAMKPVLKRSASF